The following proteins are encoded in a genomic region of Notolabrus celidotus isolate fNotCel1 chromosome 19, fNotCel1.pri, whole genome shotgun sequence:
- the LOC117831233 gene encoding LOW QUALITY PROTEIN: lysozyme C-like (The sequence of the model RefSeq protein was modified relative to this genomic sequence to represent the inferred CDS: inserted 2 bases in 1 codon; substituted 1 base at 1 genomic stop codon), giving the protein MRGLVFLLLVALASVKVFERCELAKELRXDGMDGHGGASLADWVCIAWYESSYNTQAINSKNKNKSTDYGIFQINNRYWCNDGTSTNKACRIXCSDLLTDNITAAITCAKRVIEDPNGITAWMACGKCENENRTQYVAGCRFDNEEE; this is encoded by the exons ATGAGGGGTCTGGTGTTCCTGCTGTTGGTGGCTTTGGCGAGCGTGAAGGTCTTCGAGCGCTGCGAGTTGGCGAAAGAGCTGAG TGACGGGATGGATGGACACGGAGGCGCCAGCCTGGCTGACT GGGTTTGTATTGCTTGGTACGAGTCCAGTTATAATACTCAAGCAATAAACagcaagaacaagaacaaatcCACCGACTATGGAATCTTCCAGATCAACAACCGCTACTGGTGTAACGATGGAACGTCCACAAACAAAGCATGCAGAATCTAATGCAGCG ATCTTCTGACTGATAACATCACCGCAGCGATCACCTGTGCCAAACGAGTCATCGAGGACCCCAATGGCATCACAGCCTG gATGGCTTGTGGAAAGTGTGAGAATGAGAACCGAACTCAGTACGTGGCAGGATGTCGTTTTGATAATGAAGAAGAATGA